TGACCGACGCTGAAACATCAGCAAGTACAGATTGAATTTCTTTTTCAATCGCTTTAATGTCAGCATCACTATTTTGTTTATCAATTTCGACCAAGAATACAGCAACATTATTGCTGTTATCAGATGTGTCATTAACAAATGACACATCTGACACATTGTTGTTATTACCACGTACAACGGCTAATGGCGTATGTAACATCACATGGGCAGTGATGCCCATTCGATTTAACGCCATTGAGAGCGAGTCAACCAAGAAAGGCATATCAAGTTGGATAACCTCAATAATGCTGTGAGTTGACTGCCAGCCATGTTTTGCTTGGCTAGGATTAAATACACGGATGTGGGTTTGATCCTGGGCCGTTTTATTCAGCGCATTCCAAAGGCTCACTACAGCACCATATAAATCACTGTCATTACGAGCATTGAGATCGTCTTTTGACATATGGGCGTAGAGGCAATTGGCAAATTGCTCAACTTGTTTGGCTTGAGAATGAGGGATTTTTGTGTGAATTAAATTGACTACATTTTCCAGTAGTACTGAAGGCATTGCATCTTTCAAGGCCATGTTGCAGATTCCTTAAGCGTCTATGGCAGCGCTCTTATCATTATATGGATGCTTCGGCTTGTTGATTGTGTCGGTCCGAGTCATTTTGTGTGTAGCACGTAAATAACTGTTTTTCGTTTAACAAAAGAAACTCATATTTGAGATCTTGTGCAAAGTTTATTACTAAATTGCTGCTATATCGAGGAAAATTTTAGTGGTACATCCTCTATAAATCCAGTCGGCAGCATAGATTAGCGTTTAAAATGACATTTAAGTCGTTTGCATAGAGTAACTATGCAAAATAAAAAAGGGAGCTAAGCTCCCTTTTTTATTTAATTACATGTTTTAGTTACTTTTTTCGCCAAAACATCGCTGAAAGTGCGGGTAGAATAATAATTGCTCCCAACATATTCACTAAAAACATAAATGTCAGCAAAATTCCCATATCCATTTGGAATTTAAGGTCTGAGAAGAACCAAGTGCTCACTCCAATGGCTAACGTTAGGCCGGTAAAGATAACCGCACTACCACGTTCAACGAGAGCTTCGAAATACGCTTGTTGCACCGGCATGCCATTACTGAGTTTATTGGACATCGTCGACAAGATATAAATCCCGTAATCAACGCCGATACCCACACCTAATGCAATCACCGGTAAGGTACTCACCGCTAAACCAATATCAAGCAAGGTCATTAATGCTTGCGCTAATGTTGATACCACATAAAGTGGAATAATTACCGCAATCGTCGCTTTGAGTGACTTAAAGCTAATTAAACACAGTACAAACACAGCGCCATATACATATAGCATCATTGGTAGCTGAGCTTCGCTCACGGCTTCATTTGTGGCGGCCATGACACCAACAGGACCTGATGCTAGCTTAAATTGCAAAGTGTCAGAGTTAAGTTGTGCGGCAACCGCTTTAACTTTGTCTACAACCACCTCGATGGTTTCAGCTTTGTGATCTTTTAAGAACAAGTACACAGGCATAACCGAGCAATTACTATTGAGCAAACCAGATGTTGTCGGTACTTGGCCAACGGCTTGGACTAAACTCGCGGTGGTACGCGGTAAAATCTCCCACTTAGGGTTACCTTCGTTAAATCCTGCATTCACTTTCTTAGCAATAGATGCCAAGCTTGCCGTTGACTCTACCCCAGGTGTATTTGCCATCATCCATTCGAACTGATCTATCTGAGATAACAATGAATGATAAGTACAGGCTTCTGGTGTAGCTTCTACAATCACAGACATTACATCAGTTGTAATTGAAAAATGTTTAGTGATAAAGAAAGTGTCTTGGTTATAACGAGAGTCTTGATGCAGTGCAGGCGCCCCGCCCTGTAAATCACCAATTTGCATTTTGGACGCTTGTTGAAAACCAACCGCGTAAAGTATCGCAGTCGAAATCAATACTACAATGGCATATTTAGGGGTCGCAAATTTAGACAAACCACGCCAAATATTTTCAATTTTTTGACGTTTTTCAGGAGTGTCTTGCTTACTCGGTAATTCAAAATATGAAATCACCAATGGTAGTAAAATCAGATTGGTTAAAATAATAACCGCGACACCTAACGATGCAGAAATAGCCAACTCACGAATAATACCAATATCAATTGACAGTAAGGTTAAAAAACCAACCGTATCAGATAATAATGCAACACCACCGGGCACTAATAAGCTACGAAATGCGGACGCTGCAGCGGCTTTAGTTGTTTGGCCATCAAGCACACGACGACGTACAGCATTGATCATCTGTACCCCGTGACTAACACCAATAGCAAACACTAAAAACGGCACTAAAATCGACATTGGGTCCAAACCAAAGCCAACCACGGTTAATAATCCTAATTGCCAAAATACTGCAACCAAACTACACACTAGTGGCAAGACGGTTAGCACTATCGATTTTGAAAATAGGTATACCATTACAGCAGTAATCGCAATGGCGATTAAAAAGAACAGCAGTACGCCTTTAGCGCCCTCAGCAACATCCCCAGCCATTTTTGCAAAACCGATAATATGAATTTTGATCTTATCGTTTTCAAACTTGCCACGAAGCTCTTGCTCTAATTGATTTGCAAACGCAATAGTATCAATAGCCTCACCCGTTTGAGGGTCAAACTCCATTAACTGCGCAGACACCATGGCAGAGGTGTAATCATTACCGATAAGTCGGCCTACAATGCCAGCTTTTTCAATGTTATCACGAACGATTTTAAGACCGTAATCATCATTACTAAAATCAGCAGGGATCACCGGACCACCGGCAAAGCCGTCTTCTACGACTTCGGTAAAACGAGTTGAAGGTGAGAATAACGACTTAACCTGAGAACGTTCTACACCCGGAATAAAAAATAATTGATCGTGCACATTTTTGAGCGCATCAAAAAATACCGGGTTAAATATATTGCCACTGGTATCTTCTACCGCCACCATAATACTGTTAGCACCACCAAAATCTTTTTGATGTTTGGTATACGTTTGCATGTACGAATGATTGAGTGGGATATTTTTACTAAAAGCAGCATCCATTTTTAATTGGCTGGCTTGATACCCTAAGAAAAAAGTAATAAAAATAAACGAAATGATGACCCATTTTCGATTGCGGAATAAATGAGATTCAAATCCATTGACCAGTTTTTCTAACATCTTTTCGGCCCTATTATTGTTGTTTTAATTGTCCAGTTTAACCAAAAGGTTAATCAAGCTGGAACAGTCCCTTAGAACCGGCAAACCATAACTGGCCTTTACTGTCTTTAGCAATTGCCACTATATTTTCACCTTGGCGTCTGGCAACAATTGTTGCTTTATCATCATCTACTGACAACACAATCCCAGCATTTCCCACCAGGTATAGGTCATTACTAGCGGTAATAAGTGCGCTATTAATTGATGATTGGACAGGTAAATTAACTTCTTGCCATGCGGATAGCGTTAAGTCTGACTTAAACACATGACCACGTAAGCCCATGACATAAACATCTTCGCCAACTTCAATGGCATTAAACATTGAACCATCATAATCAAAGTTAGTTTTCGAAAATGTTTGGCCGTTATCACTCGATACCGCGACCAAGCCAAGCTCACCCACAAGCAACAATCGTTTATCTTTCAGGCGAATTAAACGGTTGAAATGGGGTAATAATGAAGCTCGCTCAGATAAATACAATGCTTCATCTTCTGCTTTAAGTTCATTTAAATAGGCAATATCTTCTTCAAATAATAATTCTTGATGAAATTCTTGTTGCCATGTTTTACCGCCATCAGCGGTGCGATAAAATAATCCATAAGCGCCCACCGCAATACCATCAACGGGACTATAAAAACGAATATCTAGAAAAGGTTTCTCTATTTCAGCAGATTGCATCTGCACCGACCACGTTAATCCACCATCTTGAGTGTGGATGATGGTGGCATCATGGCCGACAGCCCAACCTTGTTTGTCGTCGAAAAAAAACACTTTGGTTAATTGAGACAATACAGGGGTCGCGACTTGGTGCCATTGATTATTGTCCAAAAGCAACACATTACCGCGTTGGCCTACCGCGACAAGTTTGTCACCCGCATTAGCAATATCAAGCAATAAAGAGGATTGAGCTAGGGGTTGAATCTGAACAGAGAGTGGATCGAGTTGAGCATCTACTGAAGTAGTATATAAACATGCACTAATCCCAATCGCCACTGCACTGCGAAGCATGCTAAACGTCATACAAACTTCCTTTACAATTTATAGGGGCGCAACCGCGCCCCATTTTATTTATGGCTTGTTAACGAATACCGGCACGTCTTAGGGCGTCTGGGGTAAAGTTAGCTTCAGAAAGCGATGCATCAAAATTATACATGCGACCTTCGTTGTCTAGACCCATTGCTAAATAACGGCGAGATTGAAGATCGTGGAACACTTCTAAGGTACTCCAAAG
The nucleotide sequence above comes from Shewanella sp. Arc9-LZ. Encoded proteins:
- a CDS encoding RND family transporter — its product is MLEKLVNGFESHLFRNRKWVIISFIFITFFLGYQASQLKMDAAFSKNIPLNHSYMQTYTKHQKDFGGANSIMVAVEDTSGNIFNPVFFDALKNVHDQLFFIPGVERSQVKSLFSPSTRFTEVVEDGFAGGPVIPADFSNDDYGLKIVRDNIEKAGIVGRLIGNDYTSAMVSAQLMEFDPQTGEAIDTIAFANQLEQELRGKFENDKIKIHIIGFAKMAGDVAEGAKGVLLFFLIAIAITAVMVYLFSKSIVLTVLPLVCSLVAVFWQLGLLTVVGFGLDPMSILVPFLVFAIGVSHGVQMINAVRRRVLDGQTTKAAAASAFRSLLVPGGVALLSDTVGFLTLLSIDIGIIRELAISASLGVAVIILTNLILLPLVISYFELPSKQDTPEKRQKIENIWRGLSKFATPKYAIVVLISTAILYAVGFQQASKMQIGDLQGGAPALHQDSRYNQDTFFITKHFSITTDVMSVIVEATPEACTYHSLLSQIDQFEWMMANTPGVESTASLASIAKKVNAGFNEGNPKWEILPRTTASLVQAVGQVPTTSGLLNSNCSVMPVYLFLKDHKAETIEVVVDKVKAVAAQLNSDTLQFKLASGPVGVMAATNEAVSEAQLPMMLYVYGAVFVLCLISFKSLKATIAVIIPLYVVSTLAQALMTLLDIGLAVSTLPVIALGVGIGVDYGIYILSTMSNKLSNGMPVQQAYFEALVERGSAVIFTGLTLAIGVSTWFFSDLKFQMDMGILLTFMFLVNMLGAIIILPALSAMFWRKK
- a CDS encoding YCF48-related protein codes for the protein MTFSMLRSAVAIGISACLYTTSVDAQLDPLSVQIQPLAQSSLLLDIANAGDKLVAVGQRGNVLLLDNNQWHQVATPVLSQLTKVFFFDDKQGWAVGHDATIIHTQDGGLTWSVQMQSAEIEKPFLDIRFYSPVDGIAVGAYGLFYRTADGGKTWQQEFHQELLFEEDIAYLNELKAEDEALYLSERASLLPHFNRLIRLKDKRLLLVGELGLVAVSSDNGQTFSKTNFDYDGSMFNAIEVGEDVYVMGLRGHVFKSDLTLSAWQEVNLPVQSSINSALITASNDLYLVGNAGIVLSVDDDKATIVARRQGENIVAIAKDSKGQLWFAGSKGLFQLD